One Streptomyces hundungensis DNA segment encodes these proteins:
- a CDS encoding acyl-CoA thioesterase has translation MTDLPGKPTSASRTTLSHIMTTHDTNLLGTVHGGVIMKLVDDAAGAVAGRHSGGPAVTASMDEMAFLMPVRVGDLVHVKAQVNWTGRSSMEVGVRVLAERWNESTPAQQVGSAYLVFAAVDADGKPRTVPPVIPETERDERRYQEAQIRRTHRLARRRAIMDLREKRSAEGLDD, from the coding sequence ATGACTGATCTTCCGGGCAAGCCGACCTCGGCCTCCCGAACCACCCTGAGCCACATCATGACCACCCATGACACCAACCTCCTGGGCACCGTGCACGGCGGCGTGATCATGAAACTGGTGGACGACGCCGCCGGCGCCGTCGCCGGACGCCACTCGGGCGGCCCGGCCGTCACCGCCTCGATGGACGAGATGGCGTTCCTCATGCCGGTCAGGGTGGGGGACCTGGTGCATGTGAAGGCGCAGGTCAACTGGACCGGCCGGTCCTCCATGGAGGTCGGTGTGCGGGTGCTCGCCGAGCGCTGGAACGAGTCGACCCCGGCCCAGCAGGTGGGCTCCGCCTATCTCGTCTTCGCCGCCGTCGACGCCGACGGCAAGCCGCGTACGGTGCCGCCGGTGATCCCGGAGACCGAGCGCGACGAGCGCCGCTACCAGGAGGCCCAGATCCGCCGCACCCACCGGCTCGCCCGGCGCCGCGCGATCATGGACCTGCGGGAGAAGCGCTCC